Within Citromicrobium bathyomarinum, the genomic segment CGCCGCGAACATCGCATCGTTGATGGCGACTGGTCGATCCTGTGCCTGCGGATGCCCGCCAGATGAGAGCGATCAGGCTGCTCGGCTGGACGCTCGGCAGCCTGATCGGCGCGGTCGCGCTGCTGATCGCAGGCTTCTTCCTCTCCGCATGGGCGGGTTCCTCGATCCCGCGCAATGGCGGGTGGAGCGAGGCCGAAACCGGCATCCCAATCATGGTCGAAAGCAACGGCGTCCACACCGGGATCGTGATGCCGGTGGTCACTCCGGTGAAGGACTGGCGCGAGACCTTTCCCTCCACGGCCGAGCCAATGAAAAGCGGGATGCGGCCGACCCACGTCTCGGTCGGCTGGGGCGACCGCGAAGTATACCGCACGGTGGCGACCTGGGGCGATCTCAAGCCGGGTACCGCACTGCGGATCGCGACGCGTGGCGGCCCGGCGGTGATGCGGGTGGCGCGCTATTATCGCCCCTCCGGTGGCCCGAACCATCGCTGGCTGATCCTGCGCGAGGCGGAATATGCGCGGCTGGTGGCTGCGGTCGAAGCAGGCCTGCCGCCCATCGCGAACCCGAAGGATCGCGTCAGCCTGACAAGCTTCGATCCGCAGGCGCGCATCTACGACAGCACGGGCCACTACACGCCGTTCTACAGCTGCAATCAGTGGGTCGCCGACGCGCTGGCGGAGGCGGGAATCGAAATAGGCCTGTGGAGCCCGCTCGCCGGCGGCGTGATGAAGTGGATCCCGCAGGGCCCGGCGCAGCCCTGATGCGATCAAAAAGCAGATGACGCTGCGGCTTGCTTGCATTAGTGTAAGTAAGCCATGATCGACCTGCCGACCGCTTTCGATGTCTTCGCCGATCGCATGATCCGCGTCGTCGTGTTCGACGTGCAGCGCTATCTCGTCGCGGCGGGCCTGTTCACGATCGCGCTGCTGGTGTTCCGCAGCTGGGCGACCCGCAAGCGTATCCAGACCCGCCGCGCGACGCGCAAGGATTACACGCGCGAGATCGCGTCTTCGCTGCGCACGTCCTTCGTTTTCGCGCTAACCACCTTCCTGACGCTTGGCCTTCGTGAGATCGGGCTGGTGAAGATCAAGCTGGAAACCTTCACCCTGCTCACCGTCGCGTGGCAGTTCGTGCTGATCGTCCTCGCGCATGATGCCTATTTCTACTGGATGCACCGCGGGCTGCATCACAAGCGGCTGTTCCGCGCGACGCACCTGCATCATCACAAATCGCGCACGCCCACGCCGTGGACCGCCTACAGCTTCTCGAGCTGGGAGGCGGTGACCGAGGCGCTGTTCATCCCGATCTTCATGCTCGCGACCAGCACGATGGGCTTCGCGATGACCGGTCTCGCCGTGTTCCTGTTCCTGTGGCACATGATCTTCCGCAACGTGATCGGCCACCTCGGCGTCGAGCTGTATCCGGCGGGCTGGGTTGATAATCGCTGGACCGGCTGGTGGAACACGACCACGCACCACGACCTCCACCACAGTTCGGGCAACACCAATTTCGGCCTCTATTTCACCTGGTGGGACCGGTGGATGGGAACCGAGCATCCGCGCTATCGCGAGGAATTC encodes:
- a CDS encoding DUF2459 domain-containing protein, with amino-acid sequence MRAIRLLGWTLGSLIGAVALLIAGFFLSAWAGSSIPRNGGWSEAETGIPIMVESNGVHTGIVMPVVTPVKDWRETFPSTAEPMKSGMRPTHVSVGWGDREVYRTVATWGDLKPGTALRIATRGGPAVMRVARYYRPSGGPNHRWLILREAEYARLVAAVEAGLPPIANPKDRVSLTSFDPQARIYDSTGHYTPFYSCNQWVADALAEAGIEIGLWSPLAGGVMKWIPQGPAQP
- a CDS encoding sterol desaturase family protein, whose amino-acid sequence is MIDLPTAFDVFADRMIRVVVFDVQRYLVAAGLFTIALLVFRSWATRKRIQTRRATRKDYTREIASSLRTSFVFALTTFLTLGLREIGLVKIKLETFTLLTVAWQFVLIVLAHDAYFYWMHRGLHHKRLFRATHLHHHKSRTPTPWTAYSFSSWEAVTEALFIPIFMLATSTMGFAMTGLAVFLFLWHMIFRNVIGHLGVELYPAGWVDNRWTGWWNTTTHHDLHHSSGNTNFGLYFTWWDRWMGTEHPRYREEFRTVTARTRRAAREAGAAPA